ATCGATTTCTAGCTTTTTGCGAAGCTGACCGATGTGTACGTCAACTACGCGCCCATCACCTACATAGTCGCAACCCCAAATTTTTTGAATTAATTGTGGGCGACTCCAAGCTTGGCCAGGATGGCTGGCTAAAAAGTGTAAAATATTAAACTCTAATGCAGTTAAATTCAGAGGCTGATTGTTCAGTGTCACTTCCCGACCCTCTGGATTGATGGCTAGCTGTTGGAAGACGAGGCGTTGTGCTGGTGAGGGGTTGATACTGCGAATACGCCGCAACAGGGCTTGTACTCGCACTTCTACTTCCGCTAGACTAAATGGTTTAGTCATAAAGTCATCGGCGCCGGCGGCTATGATTCTGATTTTATCAGTTTCTTCAGTGCGACTAGTCAGTATCATCACTAATACATTAGTCCGACTTTGCATTTCCTGGCACAGTTCGTAGCCATTTGCATCTGGTAAATTCCAATCGAGAATTACTAACTCTGGATTGAATTGAGCAAACAACGATAGGGCTGTCTTACCATCGGGTGCAGACTCTATCTGATATTTTCGACTTAAAAAGCGATATATCAGATTTCGGACACCGAAGTCATCATCTACAATCAGAATTTTGGGAGTAGTAACGGGAACCATCACCATAACTTTCTAGCCTCATCATCAAATGCTTGAATATCGTAGTATTTGG
The Gloeotrichia echinulata CP02 DNA segment above includes these coding regions:
- a CDS encoding response regulator transcription factor is translated as MVMVPVTTPKILIVDDDFGVRNLIYRFLSRKYQIESAPDGKTALSLFAQFNPELVILDWNLPDANGYELCQEMQSRTNVLVMILTSRTEETDKIRIIAAGADDFMTKPFSLAEVEVRVQALLRRIRSINPSPAQRLVFQQLAINPEGREVTLNNQPLNLTALEFNILHFLASHPGQAWSRPQLIQKIWGCDYVGDGRVVDVHIGQLRKKLEIDTSVPEYIKTVRGFGYKFEPPNQSKA